One segment of Thermus oshimai DSM 12092 DNA contains the following:
- a CDS encoding glycosyltransferase family 2 protein: MEATVLIPAYNEEATIAEVVEVAKRAGFPVVVADDGSKDRTAEEAERAGAEVVRLLQNRGKGGALAEGLRRVRTPLVLLLDADLVGLHPEHLRALLEPVARGEAEMTVGVFQGGRPSTDLAMRLTPFLSGQRALRTEALKGVPGLEGARYDLELLLTRHAKAMGWRVRYLPLRGVSQVMKEEKRGLLAGLRHRLRMYGEILRYALKKG, translated from the coding sequence GTGGAGGCCACGGTCCTCATCCCCGCCTACAACGAGGAGGCCACCATCGCGGAGGTGGTGGAGGTGGCGAAGCGGGCCGGCTTCCCCGTGGTGGTGGCGGACGACGGCTCCAAGGACCGCACGGCCGAAGAGGCGGAGCGGGCGGGGGCGGAGGTGGTGCGCCTCCTCCAGAACCGGGGCAAAGGGGGGGCCCTGGCAGAGGGGCTCAGGCGGGTGAGGACCCCCCTGGTCCTCCTCCTGGACGCGGACCTGGTGGGCCTCCACCCCGAGCACCTGAGGGCCCTCCTCGAGCCCGTGGCCCGGGGAGAGGCGGAGATGACCGTGGGGGTCTTCCAGGGGGGGCGGCCCTCCACGGATCTGGCCATGCGCCTCACCCCCTTCCTCTCGGGGCAAAGGGCCTTACGGACGGAGGCCCTCAAAGGGGTGCCGGGCCTCGAGGGCGCCCGCTACGACCTGGAGCTCCTCCTCACCCGCCACGCCAAGGCCATGGGCTGGCGGGTCCGCTACCTCCCCCTAAGGGGGGTGAGCCAGGTGATGAAGGAGGAGAAGCGGGGCCTCCTTGCCGGCCTCCGCCACCGCCTCCGGATGTACGGGGAAATCCTGCGCTACGCCCTTAAAAAGGGCTAA
- a CDS encoding RsmB/NOP family class I SAM-dependent RNA methyltransferase, with protein MKPKTPRALAVDLLLQVEEGARAQLLLDRVLDRLPWPERDKAYATHLVYGALRRLYLLDFLLEPHLSRPEGLPRAIRWVLRLGALEWLLGKADHARVHPWVEEAKARHPRLAGLVNAVLRRLAPREAPPWVRLSLPEWLLKAWEGFFGDLSFAEALNEPAPLFVTAYREVEGLPPGPLPESFIWPGPKADFPALGLQPQNPASLFAAKLLEAQPGERVLDLCGGAGLKAFHLAARGAEVVSYDLNPKRQAAGRKTAERLGLKVAYRTQDLRAPLGEKAPKVLLDAPCTGTGTLRTHPELRYRLSPEDPKEMARLQRALLETAASAVEEGGLLVYAVCALTEEEGEGVVRAFLQDHPEFALEPFACPFPVLREGLGVYVAPLGGLDGFYYARLRRAKL; from the coding sequence TTGAAGCCCAAGACCCCCAGGGCCCTGGCCGTGGACCTCCTCCTTCAGGTGGAGGAGGGGGCCAGGGCCCAGCTCCTTCTGGACCGGGTCTTGGACCGCCTGCCCTGGCCCGAGCGGGACAAGGCCTACGCCACCCACCTGGTCTACGGGGCCCTCCGGCGGCTTTACCTTCTGGATTTCCTCTTGGAGCCCCACCTTTCCCGCCCCGAGGGGCTTCCTCGGGCCATCCGCTGGGTTCTCCGCTTAGGGGCGTTGGAGTGGCTTCTCGGCAAGGCGGACCACGCCCGGGTCCACCCCTGGGTGGAGGAGGCCAAGGCCCGCCACCCCCGCCTGGCCGGTCTGGTGAACGCCGTCCTCCGCCGCCTGGCCCCCCGGGAGGCCCCCCCATGGGTGCGGCTTTCCCTTCCCGAGTGGCTCCTTAAGGCCTGGGAGGGCTTCTTCGGAGACCTTTCCTTCGCCGAGGCCCTGAACGAGCCCGCGCCCCTTTTCGTCACCGCCTACCGGGAGGTGGAGGGGCTACCCCCTGGCCCCTTGCCGGAGAGCTTCATCTGGCCCGGCCCCAAGGCGGACTTTCCCGCCCTGGGCCTCCAGCCCCAGAACCCCGCCTCCCTCTTCGCCGCAAAGCTTCTGGAGGCCCAGCCGGGGGAGAGGGTGTTGGACCTCTGCGGGGGGGCGGGGCTCAAGGCCTTCCACCTGGCGGCCCGGGGGGCGGAGGTGGTCTCCTACGACCTGAACCCCAAGCGCCAGGCCGCGGGGCGGAAGACGGCGGAGCGGCTTGGCCTGAAGGTGGCCTACCGCACCCAGGACCTTAGGGCGCCCTTAGGGGAAAAGGCCCCCAAGGTCCTCCTGGATGCCCCCTGCACGGGGACCGGCACCTTGCGCACCCACCCCGAGCTCCGCTACCGCCTCTCGCCGGAAGACCCCAAGGAGATGGCCCGCCTGCAACGGGCCCTTCTGGAAACCGCGGCCTCCGCGGTGGAGGAGGGGGGCCTTTTGGTCTACGCGGTCTGCGCCCTCACGGAGGAGGAGGGGGAAGGGGTGGTGCGGGCCTTTTTGCAGGACCACCCGGAGTTTGCCCTCGAGCCCTTCGCTTGCCCCTTCCCCGTCCTTCGGGAGGGGCTTGGGGTCTACGTGGCCCCCCTGGGGGGGCTGGACGGGTTCTACTACGCCCGGCTCCGGCGGGCTAAACTTTAG
- a CDS encoding stage V sporulation protein S, whose translation METLRVSSKSRPNSVAGAIAALLRTKGEVEVQAIGPQAVNQAVKAIAIARGYIAPDNLDLVVKPAFVKLDLENEERTALKFSIKAHPLES comes from the coding sequence GTGGAAACGTTGCGCGTCTCTTCCAAGTCCCGTCCCAACTCCGTGGCCGGTGCCATCGCGGCGCTTTTGCGCACCAAGGGCGAGGTGGAGGTCCAGGCCATCGGCCCCCAGGCGGTGAACCAGGCGGTGAAGGCCATCGCCATCGCCCGGGGCTACATCGCCCCCGACAACCTCGACCTGGTGGTGAAGCCCGCCTTCGTCAAGCTGGACCTGGAGAACGAGGAGCGGACCGCCCTGAAGTTCAGCATCAAGGCCCACCCCCTGGAGTCTTGA
- the proC gene encoding pyrroline-5-carboxylate reductase produces MRLAFVGLGKLGKSILKGILEKGFLAPEEMGVLGRTYERSQELAAPFGLRPLRPEELAQAERVLLAVQPRDFPPLAPLLAHPGVGYISIMAGVSTAVLARRLDNRRVVRTMPNLAAVIGESSTALTATREAREAGDLDFARALFATVGDVYEIPEHLFDPFTAMSASAPAYLALVAEALADAGVKMGMPRALALRLAAEALAATGELLKGRHPAQLKDEVASPGGTTIHGLHALEARALRAAFYEAVEAATKRGHELGEAE; encoded by the coding sequence ATGAGGCTGGCCTTTGTGGGCCTGGGGAAGCTCGGGAAGAGCATCCTCAAGGGCATCCTGGAGAAGGGTTTCCTGGCCCCCGAGGAGATGGGGGTTTTGGGGCGCACCTACGAGCGGAGCCAGGAGCTCGCCGCCCCCTTTGGCCTCCGCCCCTTGCGCCCGGAGGAGCTGGCCCAGGCGGAGCGGGTCCTCCTCGCCGTCCAGCCCCGGGACTTTCCCCCCCTGGCCCCCCTCCTGGCCCACCCGGGGGTGGGGTACATCTCCATCATGGCCGGGGTCTCCACCGCGGTGCTGGCCCGGCGCCTGGACAACCGCCGGGTGGTGCGCACCATGCCCAACCTGGCCGCGGTGATCGGGGAGAGCTCCACCGCCCTCACCGCCACCCGCGAGGCCCGGGAGGCGGGGGATCTGGACTTCGCCCGGGCCCTCTTCGCCACCGTGGGGGACGTGTACGAGATCCCCGAGCACCTCTTTGACCCCTTCACCGCCATGTCCGCCTCCGCCCCCGCCTACCTGGCCCTGGTGGCCGAGGCCCTGGCGGACGCGGGGGTGAAGATGGGGATGCCCCGGGCCCTGGCCCTGCGCCTGGCGGCGGAGGCCCTGGCGGCCACGGGGGAGCTCCTAAAGGGCCGCCACCCCGCCCAGCTCAAGGACGAGGTGGCAAGCCCGGGGGGCACCACCATCCACGGCCTCCACGCCCTCGAGGCCCGCGCCCTCCGCGCCGCCTTCTACGAGGCGGTGGAGGCGGCCACCAAGAGGGGGCACGAGCTGGGGGAGGCGGAGTGA